A single Notoacmeibacter ruber DNA region contains:
- a CDS encoding carbohydrate ABC transporter permease, producing MHQALQGIVTILLGVGGCLAYFYLSNQFLDRVLFPAKGPNAGRNINRANMIRPWLFLFPALFVLGLYLAYPVVETLRLSLTERGGEFVGLQNYQQMLDEPKFWEALRNNFLWLLIVPAASTAFGLLAAQLTDRIPWGNIAKSLIFMPMAISFVGAAVIWKLVYDVRPLGQEQIGILNAILLALGKDEPVTFLTLPFWNNFFLMIVLIWIQTGFAMVILSAALRGIPEETVEAAIVDGANPFQIFFKIKVPQIMGTIVVVWTTITIVVLKIFDIVYAMTNGQWETQVLANYMYDKLFRANDWGVGSAAAMVIMLLVTPILVWNVYNARKEMR from the coding sequence ATGCACCAGGCTTTACAGGGGATTGTCACGATCCTGCTGGGTGTGGGTGGGTGCCTCGCCTATTTCTACCTTTCCAACCAGTTCCTCGACCGGGTGCTTTTTCCGGCAAAAGGCCCCAATGCGGGGCGCAATATCAACCGTGCAAACATGATACGGCCCTGGCTGTTTCTGTTCCCCGCTCTTTTCGTTCTCGGCCTCTACCTTGCTTATCCGGTCGTCGAGACACTGCGCCTTTCGCTCACCGAGCGCGGAGGAGAGTTTGTCGGTCTGCAAAACTATCAGCAGATGCTCGACGAGCCGAAATTCTGGGAAGCGCTGCGAAACAACTTCCTCTGGCTGCTCATCGTGCCCGCCGCCTCCACCGCATTCGGATTATTGGCGGCCCAGCTCACCGATCGGATCCCATGGGGCAATATCGCCAAATCACTGATCTTCATGCCGATGGCGATTTCGTTTGTCGGCGCTGCGGTTATCTGGAAGCTTGTTTATGACGTTCGGCCGTTGGGCCAGGAACAGATCGGCATTCTCAACGCCATATTGCTCGCGCTCGGCAAGGACGAGCCCGTCACCTTTCTCACCCTGCCATTCTGGAACAATTTCTTTCTGATGATCGTGCTGATCTGGATTCAGACGGGGTTTGCCATGGTGATCCTGTCGGCGGCGCTACGCGGCATCCCGGAAGAGACGGTGGAGGCGGCGATCGTCGACGGCGCCAATCCGTTTCAGATCTTTTTCAAGATCAAGGTCCCGCAGATCATGGGCACCATCGTCGTTGTCTGGACAACGATCACGATCGTCGTGCTGAAAATCTTCGATATCGTCTATGCCATGACGAACGGCCAGTGGGAGACCCAGGTGCTGGCCAACTACATGTATGACAAGCTGTTTCGGGCCAATGATTGGGGCGTCGGCTCGGCGGCTGCGATGGTCATCATGCTGCTCGTCACGCCCATTCTGGTCTGGAATGTCTACAACGCGCGCAAGGAAATGCGCTAG
- a CDS encoding carbohydrate ABC transporter permease, whose product MDSIAGTKSSLTWALHISVALLVIAWIVPTLGLFVSSFRTADQISSSGWWAALFPTEQTIQLRTASPDNQTRAEGLYIIEGNLFEVGSMPSGRISAWGTSARDVSAHAPGDTVDMGDDGRLTLEADGTYRLENDEEFAGRRGERVFVTVAILPEFTLDNYYQVLGPNNREGMAKAFFNTLTVTIPATIIPILVAAFAAYALAWMDFPGRALLIAAIVGLLVVPLQLALIPLLRLHNEIGIGKGYIGTWLAHTGFGMPLAIYLLRNYMVGLPREIIENAKVDGATDFQIFMKIVLPLSFPALASFAIFQFLWTWNDLLVALVFLIDATGETTVMTRQIVELLGTRGGNWEILATAAFVSIAVPLIVFFAMQRYLVRGLLAGSVK is encoded by the coding sequence ATGGACAGCATCGCCGGAACCAAATCGTCGCTCACCTGGGCCCTCCACATTTCCGTGGCGCTGCTCGTGATCGCCTGGATCGTGCCGACTCTTGGCCTTTTCGTCTCCTCATTCCGGACAGCCGATCAGATTTCGTCCTCAGGCTGGTGGGCTGCGCTGTTCCCAACCGAGCAGACCATCCAATTGCGGACCGCATCTCCCGACAATCAAACCCGGGCAGAGGGTCTCTACATAATCGAGGGCAATCTGTTCGAAGTCGGCAGCATGCCGTCCGGCCGCATCTCGGCCTGGGGCACGAGCGCCCGCGATGTTTCGGCGCACGCTCCCGGCGACACGGTCGATATGGGTGATGACGGTCGCCTCACTCTGGAAGCGGACGGCACCTACCGGTTGGAGAATGACGAGGAATTCGCCGGGCGGCGCGGTGAGCGCGTGTTTGTCACCGTCGCCATCCTCCCGGAATTCACGCTCGACAATTATTATCAGGTTCTCGGCCCGAACAATCGCGAAGGCATGGCCAAGGCGTTCTTCAACACGCTGACGGTGACGATCCCCGCGACCATTATCCCCATTCTGGTGGCCGCCTTTGCAGCCTACGCCCTCGCTTGGATGGATTTTCCAGGCCGTGCGCTCTTGATCGCCGCCATTGTCGGGCTCCTTGTCGTGCCCCTGCAACTGGCTCTGATCCCGCTTCTGCGCCTGCATAACGAGATCGGAATCGGCAAGGGCTATATCGGCACCTGGCTGGCGCATACCGGCTTCGGGATGCCACTCGCGATCTACCTGTTGCGGAATTATATGGTGGGCCTGCCGCGCGAGATCATCGAAAACGCCAAGGTGGATGGGGCGACCGATTTTCAGATTTTCATGAAGATCGTCCTGCCGCTCTCCTTTCCCGCGCTCGCTTCCTTTGCGATCTTCCAGTTCCTCTGGACGTGGAACGATCTTCTCGTCGCGCTGGTCTTCCTCATCGATGCCACCGGCGAAACCACGGTCATGACACGTCAGATCGTTGAGCTGCTCGGAACACGAGGCGGCAATTGGGAAATTCTGGCAACAGCGGCATTCGTATCGATTGCCGTGCCGCTGATCGTGTTTTTCGCCATGCAGCGCTATCTGGTGCGTGGCCTTCTCGCAGGATCCGTAAAATGA
- a CDS encoding alpha-glucosidase family protein, with the protein MSFVDPHSSRLPTLATDPDWWRGAVIYQIYPRSFQDSNGDGIGDLAGIIHRLPHVAELGVDAIWISPFFRSPMLDFGYDVSDYRDVDPMFGTLGDFDALINRAHELGLRVLIDLVLSHTSSQHPWFAQSRSSRDNPKADWYVWADSKPEGSPPNNWLSIFGGSAWEWDSERMQYYLHNFLADQPDLNFHCPEVQEELLDIASFWLERGVDGFRLDTVNFYFHDKKLRDNPPLDPSLQNDNTAPAVNPYNFQDHLYDKTQPENLQFLERLRALVDSYPDRACVGEVGESQRGSAVQAEYTSGGDKLHMCYDFDFLSGQEPTGTFFARVLEKANEALIDGWACWAYSNHDVVRHPTRWNLTEPASRILTAILLSVRGSVCLYQGEELGLDEAYVAFDELQDPYGKRFWPKYKGRDGCRTPIPWAHDSQHGGFTDGKPWLPVAMEQLQRAVDLQSSGDDTVLDFYKRMIAFRKAHPILAKGTLEIVEARNNVLSFVRAHEGERMFCAFNISDTGMNFEKPAGTWNADCRSPFGSDGDDLPDRLPPWEAVFAVENGL; encoded by the coding sequence ATGAGCTTTGTTGATCCGCATTCGAGCAGACTGCCGACCCTCGCCACCGACCCGGACTGGTGGCGCGGCGCGGTGATCTACCAGATCTATCCGCGCTCGTTTCAGGACAGCAATGGAGATGGCATCGGCGATCTGGCCGGAATCATCCATCGCCTGCCCCATGTCGCGGAGCTGGGCGTCGACGCCATCTGGATTTCGCCCTTCTTCCGCTCGCCGATGCTCGACTTCGGCTATGACGTCTCCGACTATCGCGATGTCGATCCGATGTTCGGTACGCTGGGTGATTTCGATGCGCTTATCAATCGCGCCCACGAACTCGGACTGCGGGTTCTGATCGACCTCGTTCTGTCCCACACCTCGTCGCAGCATCCCTGGTTCGCACAAAGCCGCTCATCACGCGACAATCCCAAGGCCGACTGGTATGTCTGGGCGGATTCCAAACCGGAAGGGTCGCCACCCAACAACTGGCTCTCGATCTTCGGCGGTTCCGCCTGGGAATGGGACAGCGAGAGGATGCAGTATTATCTGCACAATTTCCTCGCCGACCAGCCGGACCTCAATTTCCATTGCCCCGAGGTGCAGGAAGAGCTGCTGGATATTGCCAGCTTCTGGCTCGAGCGGGGCGTGGATGGTTTTCGCCTCGACACTGTGAACTTCTATTTTCACGATAAGAAACTGCGCGACAATCCGCCGCTGGATCCATCACTGCAGAACGACAACACCGCGCCGGCCGTTAATCCCTATAATTTCCAGGACCATCTCTACGACAAGACCCAGCCGGAGAACCTTCAGTTTCTCGAGAGGCTTCGGGCTCTTGTCGACAGCTACCCCGACAGAGCCTGCGTAGGAGAGGTCGGCGAGAGCCAGCGGGGCTCTGCGGTTCAAGCCGAATACACATCGGGCGGCGACAAGCTGCATATGTGTTACGACTTCGACTTCCTGTCCGGACAGGAACCGACGGGCACTTTTTTCGCAAGGGTTCTGGAAAAGGCCAATGAAGCGCTGATCGATGGCTGGGCCTGCTGGGCCTACTCCAACCACGACGTCGTGCGTCATCCGACACGATGGAATTTGACCGAACCCGCGTCGAGAATTCTGACAGCGATCCTGCTGTCGGTGCGGGGTTCGGTTTGCCTCTATCAGGGCGAAGAGCTGGGCCTCGACGAAGCCTATGTCGCCTTCGACGAGCTGCAGGACCCTTATGGAAAACGGTTCTGGCCCAAATATAAAGGCAGGGATGGTTGCAGGACGCCGATACCATGGGCGCATGACAGCCAGCATGGCGGATTCACGGATGGGAAGCCGTGGCTGCCCGTCGCCATGGAGCAGTTGCAGCGCGCCGTCGATCTACAATCGTCCGGTGACGACACGGTGCTCGACTTCTACAAACGAATGATCGCCTTCCGAAAGGCGCATCCTATCCTTGCGAAAGGCACGCTGGAGATCGTCGAGGCTCGGAACAATGTGCTTTCCTTCGTGCGGGCCCATGAAGGCGAGCGGATGTTTTGCGCGTTCAACATCTCCGATACCGGGATGAACTTCGAGAAGCCGGCCGGCACATGGAATGCCGATTGCCGGTCGCCTTTCGGATCGGACGGTGATGACCTGCCGGATAGGCTGCCGCCATGGGAAGCGGTGTTCGCGGTGGAGAACGGACTATGA
- a CDS encoding ABC transporter ATP-binding protein, which produces MASLKLTNVGKSYGPVEVLKNIDLEIDQGELVVFVGPSGCGKSTLLRMVAGLERITSGTLEIDDVVVNDIPPSERGIAMVFQSYALYPHMTVYDNMAFALKLAKKSKEEIDRAVRDAAEKLQLTGLLERLPKALSGGQRQRVAIGRSIVRDPKVYLFDEPLSNLDAALRVATRIQIAQLKEQMPDSTMIYVTHDQVEAMTLASRIVVLAGGGIAQVGAPLTLYEKPENEFVAQFIGSPKMNLLPGEIVATGERTTVKLDGGGSATSLYPSGDDLMGAKVNVGIRPEDFRTAAEDDYIYKGDVDITEALGEITLLYYKHTDAEEPVIAKLPGVHPDMKHKTVTLTADPEKMHIFKDGVSLLYPNGKSVTVKPH; this is translated from the coding sequence ATGGCCAGTCTGAAGCTCACAAATGTCGGAAAGAGTTACGGCCCCGTCGAAGTGCTGAAAAATATCGATCTGGAGATCGATCAGGGCGAGCTGGTCGTTTTCGTCGGGCCGTCCGGCTGCGGAAAGTCGACGCTTCTGCGAATGGTTGCCGGGCTGGAGAGGATTACAAGCGGTACGCTAGAGATCGACGATGTCGTGGTAAACGACATCCCGCCCTCCGAGCGGGGGATCGCGATGGTCTTCCAGTCCTACGCGCTCTACCCGCACATGACCGTCTACGACAATATGGCCTTTGCACTGAAGCTGGCGAAGAAATCGAAGGAGGAAATCGATCGCGCCGTCCGGGACGCGGCTGAAAAGCTGCAATTGACGGGCTTGCTGGAACGGCTGCCGAAGGCGCTTTCCGGCGGACAGCGCCAGCGTGTTGCGATCGGCCGGTCCATCGTCCGCGATCCGAAAGTCTATCTGTTCGACGAACCCCTCTCGAACCTCGATGCGGCGCTGCGTGTGGCCACACGTATCCAGATCGCCCAGCTCAAGGAACAGATGCCTGATTCCACGATGATCTATGTCACCCACGATCAGGTCGAGGCGATGACGCTCGCGAGCCGCATCGTCGTGCTTGCCGGCGGTGGGATCGCCCAGGTCGGCGCTCCGCTGACGCTCTATGAAAAGCCTGAAAATGAGTTCGTCGCACAGTTTATTGGCTCGCCGAAGATGAACCTTCTTCCCGGCGAGATCGTCGCGACGGGTGAGCGGACGACCGTCAAACTCGATGGCGGGGGCAGCGCAACCTCCCTTTATCCATCGGGCGACGATCTTATGGGCGCAAAGGTCAATGTCGGCATTCGGCCGGAGGATTTCCGAACGGCCGCCGAAGACGACTATATCTATAAGGGCGACGTGGATATTACCGAAGCGCTCGGCGAAATTACGCTGCTCTATTACAAGCACACCGATGCAGAAGAGCCCGTCATCGCCAAATTGCCCGGCGTTCACCCGGACATGAAGCACAAAACCGTGACGCTGACAGCCGATCCCGAAAAGATGCATATCTTCAAGGACGGGGTGTCTCTTCTCTACCCGAACGGCAAGAGCGTGACGGTGAAACCCCATTAG
- a CDS encoding zinc ribbon domain-containing protein: MVRSTCRWPPISEANEMPFYDYNCDACGPFTSVRTMEKSAEPCSCPDCGRDAPRAFLTMPFVAGMDSARRNAFATNERAANDPKRSSLTGHGAGCSCCSSGKQSRKTLTRPDGSKSFPTARPWQISH; encoded by the coding sequence ATGGTTCGGTCGACGTGCCGCTGGCCCCCGATCTCTGAGGCGAACGAGATGCCATTCTACGATTACAATTGCGACGCGTGCGGGCCGTTTACCTCGGTCCGCACCATGGAGAAATCCGCAGAACCCTGCTCCTGCCCCGATTGTGGGCGGGATGCACCCCGAGCCTTCCTGACCATGCCGTTCGTGGCGGGAATGGATTCGGCGCGCCGCAATGCGTTCGCGACCAATGAGCGGGCCGCGAACGATCCGAAAAGGAGCAGTCTGACGGGGCACGGGGCCGGCTGCTCATGCTGTTCATCTGGAAAGCAGAGTCGCAAGACGCTGACGAGGCCCGATGGCTCCAAGAGCTTTCCGACCGCACGACCCTGGCAAATCAGTCACTGA
- the fmdA gene encoding formamidase, which produces MADTLISVDLSESPHTNENIHNRWHPDIPIAVWVEPGDDFKIETYDWTGGQIKNNDDAADVRDVELQQVHYLSGPIGVKGAEPGDLLKVHILDIGAKDEMLWGFNGFFSKQNGGGFLTEHFPEAQKSIWDFHGMFTSSRHVPGVKYAGLIHPGLIGCLPDRAMLDTWNEREKKLVDTDPNRVPALAELPNTQSAHMGKMKGEERDKAAAEGARTVPPREHGGNCDIKDLSRGSTCYFPVYVDGGGLSMGDLHFSQGDGEITFCGAIEMAGWLHIQVELIKGGMEKYGIKNPIFKPSPIVPKYDDYLIFEGISVDEAGEQHYLDVHIAYRQACLNAIEYLKKFGYSGAQAYAILGTAPVQGHISGVVDIPNACATLWLPTDIFEFDLMPNADGPKTYLDGSVDVPLAPDL; this is translated from the coding sequence ATGGCTGACACGCTCATTTCCGTCGACCTCAGCGAGAGCCCCCATACCAACGAGAACATCCATAATCGCTGGCATCCGGATATTCCGATTGCCGTCTGGGTCGAGCCGGGGGACGATTTCAAGATCGAAACCTACGACTGGACCGGCGGGCAGATCAAAAACAACGATGATGCCGCCGATGTACGCGATGTGGAGTTGCAGCAGGTCCACTATCTGTCAGGTCCGATCGGGGTCAAAGGCGCCGAGCCGGGCGATCTCCTCAAGGTCCACATTCTCGATATCGGCGCGAAGGACGAGATGCTTTGGGGCTTCAACGGCTTCTTCTCCAAGCAGAATGGCGGCGGATTCCTGACCGAGCATTTCCCGGAGGCGCAGAAGTCCATCTGGGACTTCCATGGCATGTTCACTTCGTCCCGCCACGTGCCGGGCGTGAAATATGCGGGTCTCATCCACCCGGGACTGATCGGCTGCCTGCCCGACCGCGCCATGCTCGACACATGGAACGAGCGTGAGAAAAAGCTGGTCGATACCGATCCGAACCGCGTTCCGGCTCTGGCGGAGTTGCCGAATACGCAGTCGGCCCATATGGGCAAAATGAAGGGTGAGGAGCGAGACAAAGCTGCTGCCGAAGGCGCACGCACCGTGCCGCCGCGCGAACATGGCGGCAATTGCGATATCAAGGATCTCAGCCGCGGTTCGACCTGCTACTTCCCGGTCTATGTTGATGGCGGCGGTCTTTCCATGGGCGACCTTCACTTCAGCCAGGGAGACGGTGAGATCACCTTCTGTGGCGCGATCGAGATGGCAGGCTGGCTTCACATCCAGGTCGAACTCATCAAGGGCGGCATGGAGAAATACGGGATCAAGAATCCGATCTTCAAGCCGTCGCCGATCGTTCCGAAATATGACGATTATCTCATCTTCGAAGGTATCTCGGTCGATGAGGCCGGCGAGCAGCATTATCTCGACGTTCACATCGCCTATCGCCAGGCCTGCCTCAATGCGATCGAATATCTGAAGAAGTTCGGCTATTCGGGCGCTCAGGCCTATGCGATCCTCGGCACGGCGCCGGTTCAGGGCCACATTTCCGGGGTCGTCGACATACCGAATGCCTGCGCGACCCTGTGGCTGCCAACCGATATCTTCGAATTCGACCTGATGCCGAACGCAGACGGGCCGAAAACGTATCTCGATGGTTCGGTCGACGTGCCGCTGGCCCCCGATCTCTGA
- the urtE gene encoding urea ABC transporter ATP-binding subunit UrtE, translating into MLTVDNLHVAYGESEVIHGMNFDVAPGEIVAIMGRNGMGKTTLMKSLMGVVPSSKGEIIVDGAHVEGEESFRRVANGLAYVPQGRMIFSTMTVKENIETGLTVTGERKVPGDIYELFPVLLEMKDRRGGNLSGGQQQQLAIARALASRPKVLLLDEPTEGIQPSIIKDMAKTLRQIRDERGLSIVVSEQVLSFALDIADRVLVLEKGDIVQESPREGIDEKKVAGFLSV; encoded by the coding sequence ATGCTTACAGTCGACAATCTCCATGTTGCCTATGGCGAAAGCGAAGTGATCCACGGCATGAATTTCGATGTCGCGCCGGGCGAAATCGTCGCCATCATGGGCCGCAACGGCATGGGCAAGACAACGCTGATGAAATCGCTGATGGGTGTCGTCCCGTCGTCGAAAGGCGAGATCATCGTCGATGGCGCCCATGTTGAGGGCGAGGAAAGTTTCAGGCGCGTCGCCAACGGCCTGGCCTATGTGCCGCAGGGCCGGATGATTTTCTCCACCATGACGGTGAAGGAGAATATCGAGACGGGTCTCACCGTCACGGGCGAGCGCAAGGTGCCCGGCGATATCTACGAACTCTTCCCCGTGCTTCTCGAAATGAAGGACAGGCGCGGCGGTAACCTCTCGGGCGGTCAGCAGCAACAGCTAGCCATTGCCCGGGCACTCGCCAGCAGACCGAAGGTTCTGTTGCTCGACGAGCCGACGGAGGGGATCCAGCCCTCCATCATCAAGGACATGGCCAAGACGCTCCGCCAGATCCGCGACGAGCGGGGGCTCTCGATTGTCGTCTCCGAACAGGTGCTGAGCTTCGCGCTCGATATCGCCGACCGGGTGCTGGTGCTGGAAAAGGGCGACATTGTCCAGGAAAGCCCCCGCGAGGGCATCGATGAAAAGAAGGTGGCCGGGTTCCTCTCGGTCTGA
- the urtD gene encoding urea ABC transporter ATP-binding protein UrtD codes for MNAIPSQKDFLLSVEGLTVSFDGFKAVNDLSFYIDENEIRVIIGPNGAGKTTVLDLICGRTKATSGSIKFRDSELTDLKEHQIVHKGVGRKFQNPSIYEELTVFENLELSFPRGRNVFGALAFRRDAEVRDRVDEIASLVFLQNQLHTPAAILSHGQKQWLEIGMLLIQDPTLLMLDEPVAGMSVGERLKTAELLNTIIKDRSVIVIEHDMKFVEDIAHRVTVMHQGKVLSEGSMAHVQNDPKVVEVYLGH; via the coding sequence ATGAACGCCATTCCTTCCCAAAAAGACTTCCTGCTGTCGGTCGAGGGCCTGACCGTCTCGTTCGATGGCTTCAAGGCGGTCAACGATCTGTCCTTCTACATCGACGAAAACGAGATTCGTGTGATCATCGGCCCGAACGGAGCCGGCAAGACCACCGTGCTCGACCTGATCTGCGGCCGTACCAAGGCAACGTCCGGTTCGATCAAGTTTCGCGATAGCGAACTGACCGATCTGAAAGAACATCAGATCGTCCATAAGGGCGTTGGCCGGAAGTTTCAGAACCCGTCAATCTACGAAGAACTGACGGTTTTCGAGAATCTGGAACTGTCTTTTCCGCGGGGCCGCAATGTCTTCGGGGCCCTCGCGTTCCGCCGCGATGCAGAGGTCCGCGACCGGGTCGACGAGATCGCTTCGCTGGTGTTCCTTCAGAACCAGTTGCACACGCCGGCGGCGATTCTCAGCCATGGGCAGAAGCAGTGGCTCGAGATCGGCATGCTGCTGATCCAGGATCCGACACTTCTGATGCTCGATGAGCCGGTCGCCGGCATGAGCGTCGGCGAGCGGCTGAAAACCGCCGAGCTCCTCAACACCATCATCAAGGACCGCTCCGTGATTGTCATCGAGCACGACATGAAGTTCGTCGAGGACATCGCCCACCGCGTGACCGTGATGCACCAGGGCAAGGTGCTGTCGGAAGGCAGCATGGCCCATGTCCAGAACGATCCGAAAGTCGTCGAAGTCTATCTCGGGCACTGA
- the urtC gene encoding urea ABC transporter permease subunit UrtC, with protein MNALSNPFFTRQGWLYLAILAVLLLVVFPLALDPFRLNLVGKYLTYAFVALGLVLCWGHGGILSLGQGVFFGLGGYCMAMFLKLESSSPENTAIQSTPGIPDFMDWNQVTALPWWWEPFHSLPFTIVAVIAVPAIFAFIIGFAMFTRRVGGVYFAIITQAVAAILTILIIGQQGYTGGVNGITDLRTLLGWDIRTNDAKTILYFVCAGLLIACLLLSQAVHISKFGRLLIAIRDKEDRVRFSGYDVAAFKIFVFCFAAALAAIGGAMFTLQVGFMSPSFVGIVPSIEMVIFAAVGGRLSLFGAIYGTLLVNYAKTSFSETFPELWLFAMGGLFIAVVMAFPDGIAGLYNRYIAPHVARLLGSIRKRDAEGQSLAHPAE; from the coding sequence ATGAACGCGCTTTCCAACCCCTTCTTCACCCGGCAGGGCTGGCTTTATCTGGCGATCCTCGCGGTCCTGCTGCTCGTCGTCTTCCCGCTGGCGCTCGATCCCTTCCGGCTCAACCTCGTCGGCAAATATCTGACCTACGCCTTCGTGGCGCTCGGGCTGGTGCTCTGCTGGGGCCATGGCGGCATCCTCAGCCTCGGCCAGGGCGTCTTCTTCGGCCTCGGCGGTTACTGCATGGCGATGTTCCTCAAGCTGGAATCTTCTTCGCCAGAGAATACGGCGATCCAGTCGACGCCGGGCATCCCCGACTTCATGGACTGGAACCAGGTCACCGCCCTGCCGTGGTGGTGGGAGCCGTTCCATTCGCTGCCATTCACGATCGTCGCTGTGATCGCGGTCCCCGCCATCTTCGCCTTCATCATTGGTTTCGCGATGTTCACAAGGCGGGTGGGCGGTGTCTACTTCGCCATCATCACCCAGGCGGTGGCGGCAATCCTGACGATCCTGATCATCGGCCAGCAGGGCTATACGGGCGGCGTCAACGGCATCACCGATCTCAGAACCCTGCTGGGTTGGGACATCCGCACAAACGATGCCAAGACGATCCTCTATTTCGTCTGCGCGGGTCTCCTCATCGCCTGCCTCCTGCTTTCGCAGGCGGTTCATATCTCCAAATTCGGACGGCTCCTCATCGCCATTCGCGACAAGGAAGATCGCGTCCGTTTCTCCGGCTACGACGTGGCGGCGTTCAAGATCTTCGTCTTCTGCTTCGCGGCGGCCCTGGCGGCGATCGGCGGGGCAATGTTCACGCTTCAGGTCGGTTTCATGAGCCCATCCTTCGTTGGCATCGTGCCGTCGATCGAGATGGTGATCTTCGCCGCGGTCGGCGGGCGCCTCTCCCTGTTTGGGGCGATCTACGGCACGCTGCTCGTCAATTACGCGAAAACCTCGTTCTCGGAGACCTTTCCGGAACTGTGGCTGTTCGCCATGGGCGGCCTCTTCATCGCGGTCGTGATGGCATTCCCCGACGGTATCGCCGGTCTCTACAACCGCTACATCGCGCCCCACGTCGCCCGCCTCCTCGGTTCCATCCGCAAGCGCGATGCCGAGGGCCAATCCCTCGCTCACCCGGCTGAATGA
- the urtB gene encoding urea ABC transporter permease subunit UrtB, with protein MIGDYTYSEFFSILAMQGFAGLILFSVFVLMALGLAIIFGQMGVINMAHGEFMILGAYVTYLCSNFVSSYAPALFPIYFFVAMVLAFMASFALGLLVEWAMIRHLYKRPLDTLLATWGLSLVLQQLYRSVFGAREVGVTLPDWLMGSVALTDIVEVPINGLFVMGLTLAITVAVYFIMFRSGWGKRVRAVMQNRVMAGAVGIDTRKVDRMTFGLGCGIAGIAGAAFTMIGSTGPTAGQLYIVDTFLVVVFGGAASLLGTIASAFTISQAQSTMEFFMSGSMAKVLTLLSVVIILMLRPQGLFTLKIRQ; from the coding sequence ATGATTGGCGATTACACCTATAGCGAATTCTTCTCGATCCTCGCGATGCAAGGCTTTGCCGGCCTCATCCTCTTCTCGGTCTTTGTGCTGATGGCGCTCGGCCTTGCCATCATCTTTGGCCAGATGGGCGTGATCAACATGGCGCATGGGGAGTTCATGATTCTGGGTGCCTATGTCACCTATCTGTGTTCGAATTTCGTCTCGAGCTACGCGCCGGCGCTGTTTCCGATCTACTTCTTCGTGGCGATGGTTCTCGCCTTTATGGCCTCATTCGCCCTCGGCCTTCTCGTCGAATGGGCGATGATCCGCCACCTCTACAAAAGGCCGCTCGATACGCTTCTCGCCACCTGGGGTCTGTCGCTGGTCCTGCAGCAGCTTTACCGCTCGGTTTTCGGAGCCCGCGAAGTCGGCGTCACCCTTCCCGACTGGCTGATGGGCTCGGTTGCTCTGACAGACATCGTCGAAGTGCCGATCAACGGCCTCTTCGTGATGGGGCTCACGCTCGCGATCACCGTCGCAGTCTACTTCATCATGTTCCGTTCCGGGTGGGGCAAGCGGGTTCGCGCCGTCATGCAGAACCGCGTCATGGCGGGCGCGGTCGGCATCGACACCCGCAAGGTCGACCGGATGACCTTCGGCCTCGGCTGCGGCATTGCCGGTATCGCCGGCGCGGCCTTCACCATGATCGGCTCGACCGGGCCGACGGCCGGCCAGCTCTATATCGTCGACACCTTCCTTGTGGTCGTCTTCGGCGGTGCGGCAAGCCTTCTCGGCACCATCGCCTCGGCCTTCACCATCTCCCAGGCCCAGTCGACCATGGAGTTCTTCATGAGCGGCTCCATGGCAAAGGTCCTGACCCTGCTCAGCGTCGTCATCATCCTGATGCTGCGTCCGCAGGGCCTGTTCACCCTCAAGATCCGTCAGTGA